The DNA region GCCTATGGTACAGACGCGCGCTGGATGCTTTCACCTTCGGCAGCGATTCGGCCGCGTCTCTCGGGATTGCGGTGCGCCGCGTGCAGATCATCCTGATCGCCACCGCTGCGCTGGTCACCGCAGTGATGGTCTCGATTGTCGGTTCCATCGGTTTCGTCGGGCTGGTGATTCCACACGCGGTACGTATGCTGGTCGGCGTGCGTCATGCACGGCTGGTGCCGCTTAGCGCGCTGAGCGGCGCGGTGTATCTGATCGCTGCCGATATTCTTTCGCGCACCATGATCAAAGGTCAGGCGCTGCCGATCGGGGTGATTACCGCGCTGATCGGCGCCCCGGTTTTCGCATTGATTCTTATCCGGGGCAACAGCACGCGATGAACGCATTTCCTCATCGGCTCGAGGCGCCAGTGCTTGGCTGTTCAGGGCTGGGCTACTCGGTGCGTGGCACGGCACTGTTGAGTGACGTCGACCTGAGCATCGCAGCGGGCGAAACGCTGGCCGTGGTCGGCCCCAACGGTTCGGGCAAATCCACCTTGCTCAAACTGCTGGCCGGTATCCAGAAACCAGGCAGTGGCATGGTCACGCTGGGCGAACAGCCGCTGGCAGACATGAGTCGCAGAGAGGTTGCACGCCTGTTGGCAGTGGTCGAACAGCAGGCTGAAACCAGCGACGCGGTGACCGTACTCGACGCCGTCGAACTGGGCCGCACGCCCTGGCTGTCGGCGCTGGAGCCGTGGAGCGCCGAGGATGACGCCATCGTCCGTCAGGCGTTGCAGGACGTCGACATGCTGCACCTGCAGAAACGTGCCTGGCACACCCTGTCCGGCGGCGAACGGCAACGGGTCCACATCGCCAGAGCGCTGGCGCAACGGCCGAAAATCCTGCTGCTGGACGAGCCGACCAACCATCTGGATATCCAGCATCAATTGACCATCCTCGGGCTGGTCAGGACCTTGCCGGTGACCACAGTGATTGCCCTGCATGACCTCAACCAAGCACTGGATTGCGACCGCGTGGCGGTCATGGAAAAAGGCCGGCTGGTCGCCCTGGGTGCGCCGGTCGAGGTGCTGACACCGGAGCGTCTGCTGAGCACCTTCGGCGTCGTCGCGCACTGGCTGACTGATCCTTGCGACGGCGCGAAAATCCTGCGCTTGCGTTCCCGCTGACCGCACGCCGACGGTCAGCCGATGACCTGCCGATGACGTCAACAGGTGCGCAGCGCGGCGCGGCGCACTACAATGCGCGCTTTGCCCGCCGCCGGATCCTGTCGCCATGTCGTTACCCAAGCACCACCTGGAATTGCTCAGCCCTGCCCGGGACGTGACCATCGCCCGTGAAGCCATCCTGCATGGCGCCGACGCGGTGTATATCGGCGGGCCGAGCTTTGGTGCGCGACACAACGCTTGCAACGAGGTCAGCGACATTGCCGAGCTGGTGAAATTCGCCCATCGCTATCACGCGCGGATCTTCACCACGATCAACACCATTCTGCATGACGACGAGCTGGAGCCGGCACGCAAGCTGATTCACCAGCTCTACGACGCGGGCGTCGATGCACTGATCGTGCAGGACCTCGGGGTCATGGAGCTGGACATTCCGCCCATCGAACTGCACGCCAGCACACAGACCGACATTCGCACCCTGGGCCGGGCAAAGTTTCTCGATCAGGCCGGTTTCTCGCAACTGGTACTGGCGCGCGAGCTGAACCTGCAGGAAATTCGTGAAATCGCCAGTGAAACCGATGCGACCATCGAGTTCTTCATCCATGGCGCGCTGTGCGTGGCGTTCTCCGGGCAGTGCAACATTTCCCACGCGCAAAATGGCCGCAGCGCCAACCGTGGCGACTGCTCGCAGGCCTGCCGTCTGCCGTACACACTCAAGGATGATCAGGGTCGTGTGGTGGCGTTCGAAAAGCACTTGCTGTCGATGAAGGACAATAACCAGAGCGCCAACCTGCGTGATCTGGTCGACGCCGGGGTGCGCTCGTTCAAGATCGAAGGCCGCTACAAGGACGCAGGCTACGTCAAAAACATTACTGCTTATTATCGGCAGCGTCTGGACGAGATTCTTGAAGACCGGCCGGACCTTGCACGCGCGTCCAGCGGCCGTACCGCGCACTTCTTCGTGCCTGATCCGGAGAAAACCTTTCATCGCGGCAGCACCGATTACTTACTTCGTCAGTGATCGCAAGATCGATATCGGCGCGTTCGATACGCCGACGTTTACCGGTCTGGCGGTGGGTACCGTCGAAAAACTCGGCAAGCGCGATCTGATCGCGGTCACCCATGAGCCGCTGTCCAACGGTGACGGCCTCAATGTGCAGATCAAACGTGAAGTGGTGGGCTTTCGGGCCAACATCGCCGAACTGAAAGGCGAGTTTGAGGAAGAAGGTCAGAAGCGCTGGCGCTATCGCGTAGAACCCAACGAAATGCCGGCTGCCCTCTCCGGCCTGCGCCCGAATCATCCACTGAACCGCAACCTGGACCATAACTGGCAGCAGGCGTTGCTCAAGACATCAGCCGAACGCCGCATCGGTATTCAGTGGCAGGTGACGCTGCGTGAGGATCACCTGAGCCTGAACGCGATCAGCGAAGAAGGCGTGCGCGTGACTGTCGGCCTGGACGGTCCGTTCGGCGCGGCCAACAAGCCCGAGCAGGCGCTGGACCAGAT from Pseudomonas syringae includes:
- a CDS encoding ABC transporter ATP-binding protein, which produces MNAFPHRLEAPVLGCSGLGYSVRGTALLSDVDLSIAAGETLAVVGPNGSGKSTLLKLLAGIQKPGSGMVTLGEQPLADMSRREVARLLAVVEQQAETSDAVTVLDAVELGRTPWLSALEPWSAEDDAIVRQALQDVDMLHLQKRAWHTLSGGERQRVHIARALAQRPKILLLDEPTNHLDIQHQLTILGLVRTLPVTTVIALHDLNQALDCDRVAVMEKGRLVALGAPVEVLTPERLLSTFGVVAHWLTDPCDGAKILRLRSR